One genomic segment of Diceros bicornis minor isolate mBicDic1 chromosome 13, mDicBic1.mat.cur, whole genome shotgun sequence includes these proteins:
- the MECR gene encoding enoyl-[acyl-carrier-protein] reductase, mitochondrial, giving the protein MWVCGALWGARASAGLRRRLLPASGRRRPAAASYSASAEPSRVRALVYGHHGDPAKVVELKNLELAAVGGSDVHVKMLAAPINPSDINMIQGNYGLLPKLPAVGGNEGVGQVVAVGSSVTGVKPGDWVIPANAGLGTWRTEAVFSEEALIGVPNDIPLQSAATLGVNPCTAYRMLMDFEQLQPGDSVIQNASNSGVGQAVIQIAAALGLRTINVVRDRPDIQKLTDRLKNLGAEHVITEEELRKHEMKNFFKDVPQPRLALNCVGGKSSTELLRHLARGGTMVTYGGMAKQPVIASVSLLIFKDLKLRGFWLSQWKKDHSPEQFKGLILTLCDLIRQGQLTAPACSEVPLQDYQRALETSMQPFVSSKQILTM; this is encoded by the exons ATGTGGGTCTGCGGCGCGCTGTGGGGGGCGCGAGCCTCGGCCGGGCTGCGGCGGAGGCTACTCCCCGCTTCGGGCCGCCGCCGGCCTGCCGCCGCCTCCTACTCCGCCTCTGCCGAGCCCTCCCGGGTCCGGGCGCTGGTCTATGGGCATCACGGGGACCCGGCCAAGGTCGTCGA ACTGAAGAACCTGGAGCTGGCTGCTGTGGGCGGATCAGACGTCCATGTGAAGATGCTGGCGGCCCCTATCAATCCCTCTGACATAAATATGATCCAAG GAAATTACGGCCTCCTTCCCAAGCTGCCTGCGGTTGGAGGGAACGAAGGCGTTGGACAAGTGGTAGCTGTGGGCAGCAGTGTGACTGGGGTGAAGCCGGGAGACTGGGTGATCCCAGCAAATGCTGGTTTGG GAACCTGGCGGACTGAGGCTGTGTTCAGCGAGGAAGCACTGATTGGAGTTCCGAATGACATCCCCCTTCAGAGCGCCGCCACCCTGGGTGTCAATCCTTGCACGGCCTACAGGATGCTGATGGACTTTGAGCAGCTGCAGCCAG GGGATTCTGTCATCCAGAATGCGTCCAACAGTGGAGTGGGGCAAGCAGTCATCCAGATCGCCGCAGCCCTGGGCCTGAGGACCATCAATGTGGTCAGAGACAG ACCTGACATCCAGAAGCTGACCGACAGACTGAAGAATCTGGGGGCTGAGCATGTTATCACAGAAGAGGAATTAAGGAAACATGAGATGAAAAACTTCTTTAAG GACGTGCCCCAGCCGCGGCTTGCTCTCAACTGCGTCGGTGGGAAAAGCTCCACAGAGCTGTTGCGGCACTTAGC GCGCGGAGGAACTATGGTGACCTACGGGGGGATGGCCAAGCAGCCCGTCATTGCCTCTGTG AGCCTGCTCATTTTTAAGGATCTCAAACTGCGGGGCTTTTGGTTGTCCCAGTGGAAGAAGGACCACAGTCCAG AGCAGTTCAAGGGGCTGATCCTCACGCTGTGTGATCTCATCCGCCAAGGCCAGCTCACGGCCCCCGCCTGCTCCGAGGTCCCACTGCAGGACTACCAGCGTGCCTTGGAAACCTCGATGCAGCCCTTCGTATCTTCAAAGCAGATTCTCACCATGTGA